A section of the Rhizobium sp. BT03 genome encodes:
- a CDS encoding helix-turn-helix transcriptional regulator — MTDLSSAQCRAARALLAWSQDDLSSAANVAKATIANFEAGKRSPYDRTLQDMKQALEAGGVVFIPENGGGAGVRLAKRANSIDTNETETVQYEEYLENDAPPGAGG; from the coding sequence ATGACGGACCTGTCTTCCGCTCAATGCCGCGCCGCACGCGCCCTCCTCGCCTGGTCACAGGACGACCTCTCCTCGGCCGCCAACGTCGCCAAGGCGACGATCGCCAATTTCGAGGCGGGCAAACGCTCGCCCTATGACCGAACCCTTCAGGATATGAAGCAGGCCCTGGAGGCAGGCGGCGTCGTTTTCATCCCGGAAAACGGTGGAGGGGCCGGTGTGCGCCTTGCCAAACGCGCAAATTCGATCGACACCAACGAGACCGAAACGGTTCAATATGAAGAATATCTCGAAAACGACGCGCCGCCCGGCGCGGGTGGCTGA